ctcaccaacctagcagccacattctgcactTGCTGCAGCCTCCAGACCCTTCTTTCTACCGTAGTTATTTACATGGTCCAAAAATATGGGTCAGCTCGGAAGCGTTAAAGCCGTGAAACACGCATGAGTTTCCCAAAGGATGATACTTTTCTCGTCACCTTTCCTTCTCTACCCTGCCCGCAAATGGGGACATGAATGACACAATTTCACTGCTGCCCCTAGACCCAGACTCTCTTTCCTCACTTTTGTCTCCCCCACAGGCAGAACAATGGCATCAGGGGTGCAGTCTGGGCCATAACTTCCTTGTGGCGCAGCGGAAGGAGCTGCCATGCACTCATCTCAGGTAGGAGAGGCATCCTTGTGGAGAGAggttggggcatagctgccaagttttcccttttctcgcgaggaagcctattcagcataagggaatttccctttaaaaaagggagaacttggcagctatgggttggggTCACCTTGGGGGTGTTAGAGCTTCAAGGAATGTGCCTCTTTAGCTTTTGTTCCTAGGAGATGTCAAGTTGACCAAGTAAGGCTATGAACTCTGCAGTATCCCTTGCATGATGCCTTGAGTCCTGCAGAAAAAAATTAGGAAGTGCACACAAACCACCCGGTTGGTTCTTCCCCTTTCAAACTGGGAGCCCTGTTTAATACACAGAGATTTTTGTGTACATGGGAGTACATTTCTGAGTATAGGCCAttatggtgtgttgttgtttttcccagcAGTTGGTGTCCTTTGAAGCAGTGGTTGTGTATTTCAGCAAGGGGGAGTGGGATCTCCTGGGTCCAAGCCAAAGAGCTCTCTACAAGGAAGTCATGCTGGAGAATTATGAGAGTGTGGCCTCTCCAGGTAAGGATGTTTATTCATTTgttgagaaaaagaaaataaagcaccGTTGTCATTGTCAGACCACTTCCTGGTGAAGTTTGGGCTTCCATTTCCAATTTCCGGTAGGGATGAGGGACCAGTTAGGATGGATGGTCTGCACCTATGGAGTGCAATGGATTCCTGAATGCTTTGGGGGATTTTTTCAATGGTTAGAGCTGGTGACTCACCACGGAATAGCATAATACAGAGGAGCGTGGATATGATCACTTCTGAGCAGCCTTTCCGATGCTGTGGAGTATGTCTGGCTACCTGGTATACTGGGGAGCTACGTGTCATGAAACTAGCTAGCCAGATGATGGCTACAATGCAAGTGGCAAAAGTCCCACTATGGTTATGAGCTAGAGAACACAACCGTGTCTGCCGTGTGGCAGTGAAACTGTGAAGAGGGTATACTTCACTGCTTCCATTGCATCCTTCAGTAATTGCCTAATAATGcccaattctttttctttgtaaCATCCTAATTGGGAGTGGCAGAAGGCCCTAGACTGGAGTCTGGATAcagtggtggactggatgagaacAAATAAACTGAatctgaatcctgacaagacagaggctTGGTGGATGAGTGTCCTGAGTCTAGGAAGTCAGTAACTGACCTTCCTTGGATGTTGTTGCACTttctctgaaggagcaagtgcgcaatttgggggtgctcctggatccgGCTCTGTCCCTAGAGACACAGGTCCTTGGTGGCTTGGAGTGCCTTTAACCAACTTTCGTTGGTAAGACACCCACTTTCTAACTGTTCTTACTATGTTGTGTACCTCAACTCCTATATATGGAAGGCAATTAATGAATGAGATAATGGCTGAATATTTTGTCTGTTTCTTTGAAAGAAATTCCCAAACCAGACCTCATCTCTCGTCTGGAAGGAGGTGAAGATCCATTTGTCTGGAACTGCGAGGAAGTAGAGAGATTGGCAGGTATGTGCTTCAGTTTGTGGTGGGACCAGGTCTTGTCTGGGTATTCAGGCAGATTCCTTGATGATCTTGCTTTTTAAACTTGTCAGGGGTAATCAGTCTTGATGTCTAATGAAATCCTTGATTTTGGCTGTGAAGTCCTAACAAAATGggcttttttgtatgtttatttttctccaaggaggtgATCAGTACAACACTGAAAACTATAGTGAGCCAGCAGGAACACCCAAGCAGAAAGCAAGAAAGGAGATGCTTGGAAGTCCATCAGGACAAAAGAGACCTGAGGGAAATCAAAGaaagaatggaaggaaagaaTCCTCTACTTCTCTGGGTGCTGATGACCTTGAACTTCTGAACCCAGAATATCACCAAAGAAAGCAACTGAAAAAGTGTCCCATCTTTGGGGAAATGATCAAAGATAAATCAGTACTAAATAGATACCACAGAACCCCCACTGGGGTGAAACTATATGATTGTAtgaaatgtgggaagagctttagaGATAGGGGAACTCTCACTAGACACTGCAAaacccacaccggggagaaaccatacaagtgcatggagtgtggaaagagctttagagATAGGGGTAGTCTTACTGAACAcaaaagaactcacacaggggagagacCATATAAATGCTTAgtatgtgggaaaagcttcagtgcAAATGGAAACCTTAAAGCACATAAAagaatccacaccggggagaaaccatacaagtgcatggagtgtggaaagagcttcagaaacaGTGGAACTCTTAGTGAGCAtgaaagaactcacacaggggagaaaccatataaatgcttggtatgtgggaaaagcttcagcgtGAGTGGAAGCCTTAAAACACATGAAAGAaagcacacaggggagaaaccatacatatgtatggaatgtggaaagagcttccgtgacAGTGGGAATCTTGTCATACATGCAAGAACCCACACAGGAATGAGACCATATAAGTGCGAAGAGTGTGGAAAAAGTTTTAGTGTGAATGGAAGTCTTACTAAACATaaaagaatccacacaggagagaaaccatataaatgtatggcatgtggaaagagcttccgtgatGGTGGAACTCTTAGAAAACATGAAAGAACCCACATGAATGTATAGACTAGAAAACGTTCAGCACTGGTGGAAGCCTTTATATACTTTGAGGGGGATTCCCCATCTAagagaaaaaccatataaatgcagaGTTTGTGGAAATACTTCTGTTCATTGAAGCCTTGCTTCACATCAGAGAACCCCCATAGGGAAACCATAAAAATCCATGCCGCGTTGAAAGAACTTGAGAAACAAATGTttaatacacattttttaaaaaatacatgggaGAAAGTTATCTAAGTTACATTTCTCACATCATGGTTAGGAGCTAGGTTGTCAACTGAATTTATATTCTCGTCAGAATGGACGCATCTGGTGGGGCTACTGGTCCAGTGTTAATTTATATAGTCCCATAGTATTATTATAAGCCCTTTAATATagacatcatatatatatatatatatatatatatatatatatatatatatatatatatatggacagtAATATAAACAGTAAAAAGCATTAAAGAGTCCTTCAGATCTTCCTAATATCTCTTTTATTCTTCAAGTAAAATAAGGCAGGCCACATTTTGAATCCATGATAAAAACTCACAAATTCAGTGTTGGCAAACCTTTCCCATTTgagtagtgtagtggttaagagcagtggactcgtaatctggtgaactgggtttgattccctgctcctccacattcagctactgggtgaccttgggctagtcacacttctctgaagtctctcagcctcactcacctcacagagtgtttgttgtgggggaggaagggaaaggagattgttggccactttgaaactcctttgggtagtgataaagcgggatatcaaatccaaactcctcttcctccctgctcaCTCCATTTGCTTGCTGAACTTCAGGTTGGCTACTAGATTTCTCTTCTGCAGCTTTTTGGAGCCCAGCTGACCTTTCACCCTCTCAGAGAGTTTTAagctgtttttcccccatttccctCTGAACCAGTCCTTTTGCATATGGGGCTTCAGGAATAATTTTCATCAGGCTTAGCTTTTTGTAGTTTTTAGCATGAAATAAGAATagtgtctgtctctgtgtgtatacatatataatTTGCCCTCCCCATTTAAGCTCTTTGTATCCTAGATTCACCTCTTAAATCTCCAAAGAATCCACAGAACCTTTCAAACTCCTGCTTACATAGGTAGTTATAAAATTcaacgtttttttaaaagtgactgAATAGAGGAAATATAGCAGGGGCACTGACCAGTTTGATCTGTTGGGAGTAATTTAGTAAACGAAATCATGACTAGTTTGTATACCATATGGCTTCTAATAGACATTTTATTCAATGCTTCAAAATTTCCTTCTATTTCAGTATACTGTAATTATTTTGTGTCCTGTATAATGCTTGTATCCTGTTTTCCCCCCTTGCATTCACAGTTTTCCTTTCCCAGGATTCATTTTTTGTGCAACGTGCATATTACTGTTTTTGATAATTATTATGATGTAGATGTCCTTCATAAACTGAAATTCACTTATTTCCTGCTATTGTAGTTTAAATACATTATACAAGCTGATTTCAGCTTCTGGTCAGAAACCTTCCTGTGGACTGGGGCAGATTAAGGACCTCACTGTCGAATGTCACCAAGCCTAATGGTGTTTTTGCTGACCACATGCTACACCTGAACTTGTGTACAGGGGAGTGATATTTTAAGATCTTTGGCCCAGAGTCGTGACGTGATATGCGATAGGAAGTTGCACTGTACATCTATACTGGGGTATTGGGGTGTGtggaatttttcaactttcaaattcaaaAAATGAGGgatgctaaaaagttgtaacatgacttgagaattcaaaagatattttggttaaattgatATAATTTGCTTGGTaagcaaaatgtgtgtaaaattgcatagaaattattaaaaatgattgctaagtacttgctattattattattattattattattattattaagctttgcctgacattttcagaaagtaaaaataacattctttggttttccgacagcagtttatgtgcttctttacCAAACGTAGACTCACCGAggtaaatgttgtccaatcacaaaaagaACAGCAGACTTTAATTTCTTACagccaaaaacatttttaaaagacccATCACTGAAGAACTCTGCAAAAATTTATTGGGACCTTGCAGTGATGGCAAAAACTTAACATAATAGATCCAAAGATGGGATAATAGATCCCAAATAGAtgggattggggtgtgtgtgtgtgtcaagattGGATATATTTATGTAGTACTGTATTGTAAGAGACAgagatttatttcctttatttgttACGGGTTTAACATGTTTTGAAAAAAGGAGACAAATAATTATCATTAtattatatattcatttataaTTCTGGGTTCAATTACCCTGAGTTGGAAAGCAGAACTCCATCTGTTTGCACATATATGCTTTGTGGCTGAGCTGCTCCCTGGTTTGCCGGATGCATAAATTTGATGTATAAATGCACCAAAAGCAACCACAACCCTGCAACTTTCCATCTGGAACGAAGAACGACGTGCGCGCAGGGCGCCGCTTTGCGCACAGGGAGGAGATGCAGCCCTGCGAGGGTTAAACAAACTGAgctcctagagaggcaggaagtttTGAAACCGGGGGAAGGCCTTCGCCGACGCACCTCCATTTGGATTTGGAGGAAAGAAGCTCGTCGTCGGGATTCCCAGGAGACGAAAGAGGCGATGAGGTGCCACGCGGAGGGTGGCGGTGGGAGACCCGGAGCTTGAATTTGGGGGAGGaatctggggaggggaggggaggggagtcgtCTTAATGGGtgaggccatagctgtcaagttctcccttttttaaagggaaattcccttatgctgaatgggcttcctcgcgagaaaagggaaaacttgacagctatggttgagGCTGATGCGCCCAAATCCAGCTGCAAAAGGAGGCGCCCCTCAACAGCTGCACGAGTCTCTTGGAAGCCTCTCTTTCCCCTTGTTCTGGGCGACCGTGGTTTTTATTcaggcggaggaagggaaaggcccttgggtggtggtgggtctGGAAAAAAGGGTTTTCCctgtcaccccacccccactcataACCAACATTTAGAAAATgttgtggctggggaggcccggccagatgggggtatattattattatcatcatcatcattaaatgtTGATGCTCCCAATCCCAGATACACGTTGTGAATACCCTCAAATTAGATACCTATTCCCTCCCCACTCCGCTTGTGCTTTTGTATAATAAaaacagcttcttatgttcctctgCACgtggggaagttttcaatgtttgccTCTAGGCTTGCGGGAATGGGAAGGCTTTGTAGAAACAGGAGTGGATAGAATACGACATCAATATGTTTGGATtgattgagggtgtgtgtgtgtgtgtgtgtgtgagagagagagagagagagagagagagagagagagagagagaagagagtccCAGGCAGGACAATATGGAATAAATTAAAAGGAGGGCGAAGtaaaatggattttatttatgtGGTCCAAAAGCCATGAAACCAGAGGGTGAAAGTCCTGCCCTCACCATTCAGCTGAAATGTGAATAACTCCACTTCTCAGTTGCCCCCAGTTTGGGGCTTTCCTTCCAGCCATGTCCCAGAGATGGCCTGGTTtaccccttctttctctccctctaccCCCCATGACAGAGCAATGGCATCAGAGGCCCAATCTGGATCATCGCTTCCTGGAGCTGGAGTGGAAACTTCTGCCATGGACCCATCTCAGGTAAGAGGCAGGCTCCTTGTGGAGACAGGCAGGGCACAGCCTGGGTGCCTCCCTCTGTGTTGAGCTGCAAGGTTTGCAGGAAACGTGTGCTgccccttttctgctgctgctgctgctacaaaatGTCTAGGTGACCCAACTTAAGCTATGAACTCTTGCGTGATATCTACAGTCCTGCAGAAAAAAATTTAAAGCTTTCCTAGCTGGATTTTGCAAAGCTCTCTGCCATTGGTGTGTCCATTTTGCATTATTATGTTTTGTACAACACCtcaggatgtacagtggtaccttggttctcaaacttaatccgttccagaagtctgttccaaaaccaaagcgttccaaaaccaaggtgcactttcccatgcaaaacggattaatctgtccacacttttaaaaacaacccctaaaacagcaaattaacatgaattttactatctaacgagactattgatccataaaatgaaagcaataatcgtTGTActttactataaaataaataagacagtattgtagatgataaaaattaaaatcaattttttcTTACCTGCGTTGTTTCAATGGgggtcttttatccatttccacagtcacacaatcaatcaatcaatcagtagctgaactgggttccacacagtcacaaaaacaaattaaccgaaaaagcctcaaaaacaaaagcgcaaaatatatagcaaaaacaaaagctccaaacttaatccattctggaagtccatttgacttctgaaatgtttgaaaaccaaagtgcagcttctgattggtgcaggaaccctggaaacaatagctggcagccgcattggacgttcggcttctgaaaaacgtttgaaacccgaaacacttgcttccaggttttcggcgtttgagaaccaaggcaccactgtaggtagAAAGTGATTAACAAATAACATTATTAATAATAGCAAGAGCAATAAAGCTACCAGGTTAGCCCTTTTATTTTCATGCTGGGAGCCATGTCAGATATACGTTTATTATCTACATAAGAGTTCATTTCTGAGTAGAGAATCTATCTTTTCCTTTCAGCGGCTGGTGTCCTTTGAGGAGGTGGCCGTGTATTTCAGCAAGGGGGAGTGGGATCTCCTGGGCCCCTGCCAGAGAGCTCTCTACAAGGAAGTGATGCTGGAAAACTATGCAAATGTAATGTTTCTGGGTAAGGATGTCTTGTCCCTTGGTTGACAGGTGCTGTTGTTAATGCATCTTACGTAGATTTGGATCTATAAATACTGTTGGATAAATACTGTTACAGGCTGACTTAAATCTGTAGGCAGACAGCAGTGCAACAGAACAGACCTGCTGCTCTAACTGTTAGGACAGTTCATAACTGTCCCAACTGCCATAACTGCCTCAGGCACATGACGTCACATTCTACAGCCCTTGTGAGCATTAACCCTTTCCTTAGCATTTGGGTTGCTTTCATTGCTATAGGgcggcaatgaccagggccagaataatcctggtcaggccatgcaggccctaaaagcaagaggaactccattttctaaatctctctgcctctgatagaaagtaaaccagacagcactttgcacacaggcacagcatgtttgcacatctaatgcaaagatctaaccacacacagcacttctgagaaactctagcaaactagacagggcctgtttcaacccactgtcagaggatgtagccctgccacaaaaccgcagttacacgtgtatgaaagtaccaggtacataacgccacttagtggagttaggtaaatgactttgcatcttggggtgctctctcttgattggttgatgaagtactgcagaaaggctggccttcactctgtcaaaaaggtataaaagcactctgtgtatgcccatgggttgggcagaatgagaaactcattctcactgccaccatttattgcaataaatgttttaataaatctgttttataatatgtacaactgcctgagatttcgtctggtcaatttgggaagccaatcatccaccTTACATTGCGAAGTCTTCATGTATCGCTTcaggggcttcccagaggcagtTTGTTGGCCATGGAGGGAATGCTGGACACCATGTTGAGAGGTGTCCCAAAAAttgaagcagctgctgctgttgctgctacgtTACCAATGAACTGGACTTAATGAACATTGAGTGCCAGGTGGATCCCATTGAGCCCAGTCGCCCCCATCATACTCAACAAGAAGGGGATGCAGTGGACTACTCCCCCATTACATTTGGGAGGGGTCAGATCCTGGGTGAATTTGAAACGCTTGAATATTTTGTGGTTATTAGACTGCCTTGTTTCTTTGAAAGAAACCCCCAAATCAGACCTCTGGCTAGAGAAAGGGGAAGATCCGCTTCTGAGGGACTGTGATTGACTCTGTGATGGGCCAGTTCTTGTCTGGGTGTTCAGGGCATTCCTTAATTCTGTGTTTAAACTCCTGGTAGACATAACTTGTGGCTTCCTCCTTCCCACTGATGAGGTGATTTGAAACACAATAGGTCTCTCTTAGTTAAAACTAGGGAACcattggctctctagatgttgcagaactacagctcccatcagccccagcaagaatGTCCAGTGGCTTGGGCCTGATGAACCAAGGCTTCTTTTAGGTTCTGCTCACCTTCCTTACGGGACAGTctgttttccctccctctttcagtGTTTAGGTTCCATTTCCCCATTAGATCTTGGATTCCAGGGTTGAGTATttgacacatacacacaacctTTTGAATTTCCTTGTCAGAGCAGCTAGCAAAAACAGAGAACTCTTTTGCAAACAAAGGCACATGCCTTCACACCCTACTTTAAAACAGAGGTGAAGACCCTCTGGCACACAGGCCCAATTAGGCCAGCAAGACCACCCCATATGGCCCACTGGTCTGCTTGGGTTAAACCATGCCCACCTTCCCTGCAGCCGACAATCAGCTGATGGGTGGCACCTCCAAAGTGCTGTGCGTAGGGGTTATTGTGATGTCAGGAGATTGACAAGTGAATGGCCccatccacctgtcaaagttgacccATTGGGACTAGGAGAGGTAAGTATTGGGGA
Above is a window of Zootoca vivipara chromosome 2, rZooViv1.1, whole genome shotgun sequence DNA encoding:
- the LOC118080239 gene encoding LOW QUALITY PROTEIN: zinc finger protein 665 (The sequence of the model RefSeq protein was modified relative to this genomic sequence to represent the inferred CDS: substituted 1 base at 1 genomic stop codon), with product MHSSQQLVSFEAVVVYFSKGEWDLLGPSQRALYKEVMLENYESVASPEIPKPDLISRLEGGEDPFVWNCEEVERLAGGDQYNTENYSEPAGTPKQKARKEMLGSPSGQKRPEGNQRKNGRKESSTSLGADDLELLNPEYHQRKQLKKCPIFGEMIKDKSVLNRYHRTPTGVKLYDCMKCGKSFRDRGTLTRHCKTHTGEKPYKCMECGKSFRDRGSLTEHKRTHTGERPYKCLVCGKSFSANGNLKAHKRIHTGEKPYKCMECGKSFRNSGTLSEHERTHTGEKPYKCLVCGKSFSVSGSLKTHERKHTGEKPYICMECGKSFRDSGNLVIHARTHTGMRPYKCEECGKSFSVNGSLTKHKRIHTGEKPYKCMACGKSFRDGGTLRKHERTHMNTHRAAPWFAGCINLMYKCTKSNHNPATFHLERRTTCAQGAALRTGRRCSPARVKQTELLERQEVLKPGEGLRRRTSIWIWRKEARRRDSQETKEAMRAMASEAQSGSSLPGAGVETSAMDPSQRLVSFEEVAVYFSKGEWDLLGPCQRALYKEVMLENYANVMFLADQRDKSYSEPLQTGQHKAGEEMFGHQREGNRLEGYRSKNGRNNFSISQGADDHEVPNPEDHKRNQLKKWIVYGEICEDKSVLNRHSRTHTGQILYKCTECGKSFNKRGNFIVHQRTHTGEKPFKCMECGKNLSDRRSLIVHQRIHTGEKPYECLECRKSFSDRRSLFVHQRTHTGEKPYKCMECGKSFTVHRSLTSHQRTHTGEKPYQCMECGHSFIDRGYLARHQRRHTGEKPYKCMECGKSFIERGNLARHQRNHTGEKPYQCMECGKSFSDSRACSKHQRTHTGEKPYQCKECGKRFTHNGSLNVHLRTHTGEMPYECLVCTKTFTQKGHLISHQRTHTGEKPYKCLVCGNTFTQRSNLISHQRTHTGEKPYQCTECGKSFSDRRSLTVHRNTHTGQKPHECTKCEKSFSDRRSLIVHQRTHTGEKPYKCMECGKGFCERVYLVKHERRHTGEKPYQCLVCTKTFTQKGHLISHQRTHTGEKPYKCLVCRKAFAQRSNLISHQRMHVSEKPXKCMECQKNSSKNRNLTIIHRIRREKLVLVLFFLLGGRPT